The sequence GCTCGTCGCCGCACTGTGCGGTGGGATGGCCCAGCGGGCACGCCGGTATCGCGCGGATCCGCGCAACAGTGCGCAGGCATCACCGGCGCTGCTACTCCTGATCGCGCTGGCGATCGCGTGTGTCGGGGTGCTGGCGGCCATCGGGTAACCACGTTCGTCCCCCGGGTATCGTCAATTCCTCCGCGTGCTTGTGGGGGATGAACTGATACTCGGGGACGAACCGTGGTCGTCAGACCTCAGATCCGCGTGACGTCGAGGTCGCCGTCCTGGTACTGCGTACGCAGACGCTTCTTGTCGAACTTGCCGACGCTGGTCTTGGGGACCTCGTTGATCACCGTCCAGTTCTCTGGCAGCTGCCACTTGGCGACCTTGTCGGACAAGAAGTCGCGCAGCGTGTCGGCGGTGGCGTCGGAGCCGTCGCGCAACACCACGGCAACCAGGGGCCGCTCGTCCCACTTGGCATCGGGCACCCCGATGACCGCCGCCTCGATGACATCGGGGTGGCCCATGACGGCGTTCTCGAGATCGACCGAGGAGATCCACTCACCACCGGATTTGATGATGTCCTTGGTGCGGTCGGTGAGGGTGAGATAGCCGTCGGGAGTGATGGATCCGACGTCGCCGGTGCGCAGCCAACCGTCGTGGAACTTGTCCGGCGCCTCGACCCCGTAGTAGGCGCCGGCTATCCACGGCCCACGGACCTCGAGCTCACCGACGGTCTTGCCGTCGTTGGGGACGAGCTCGCCGAGATCGTCGACGAGCCGCGCCTGCACCGACGCGGGGAAGCGGCCCTGCGTATAGCGGTAGCGCCAGCGCTCTTCGCCCTCGGTGCCGGCGGGCGGCCGGGCCACCGAGCCCAGCGGTGACGTCTCGGTCATGCCCCAGGCGTGCAGCACCTGGACGTCGTGGTCCTCGTCGAAGGTGTGCATCAGGGACGGTGGCACCGCGGACCCGCCGATGAGGACGTCGTGCATGCACGAGATGTCCTGGGGATGTTGTTCGAGGTACTGGTGCAAACCGAGCCAGATCGTGGGGACCGCGGCGGCGAAGGTCGGCTTCTCGGCGGCGATCAACGCGGCGAGGGGCTCCGGCTGCAGGAACCGGTCGGGCATGATCAGCGACGCCCCGATCATGAACGCTGCGTAGGGCAACCCCCACGACATGGCATGGAACTGCGGCACCACCGCCAGCGCACGGTCGCCCTGCTTGAGTGCAGGTCCGTCGGTCATGCACACCTGCATCGAGTGCATGTAGATCGAACGATGCGAGTAGGCAACACCTTTCGGGTCACCGGTGGTGCCAGAGGTGTAGCACATGGCAGCTGCCGAACGCTCGTCGACCTCAGGCCACTCGAACTCGGTCGGCTGATCGGCGATCAACTGCTCGTAGGAATGCACCTGCACACCGTCGGGAGCGTCGACGCCCTCGGCCGATTCGCCGGTCACGATGATGTGCTTGACCGTGCTCAGCTGCGGCAGCTGTGGATTGAGCAGGGGGAGCAGGGTGGGGTCGACGATGATGACCCGATCTTCGCCGTGGTTGGCGACGAACACCAGTTGCTCCGGGAACAGCCGGATGTTGAGGGTATGGAGTACCGCGCCCATCGAGGGCACCGCGAGGTAGGCCTCCAGGTGTTCGGCGTTGTTCCACATGAACGTGGCGACCCGCTCGTCGCCGGTCACTCCCAGCCCGCGCAGCGCGTGCGCCAGCTGTGCGCAGCGTTGCCCGACCTCGGCGTAGCTGCGGCGGCGAGCACCGGCATCGGTCCAGGTGACCACCTCGGCGGTGCCATGGACGGTGCTGCCGTGGCGGAGGAGTTGGGCAATCGAGAGGGGAGCGTCTTGCATTGTGCTGAGCATCGAGATTCCTTTTCGTCGAACTGTGCGTCAGCTGTGGTCGTGTCACAGCGTCCATCTGGTTCATCATTGCCCGATTTGCCGGATCGGGTCGTGGTTTTGCGCTCTCTGCTGAGCGCGCAGGTGGTCGGCGACTCTACTCGTGTTGGGAGACCGTCAAGGCGGCGCCGAATGCCGACACCCCTCGAAGCCGCTGGGGTCGACACCGGTGAGGGAGGTGAGGCGGTGCAGACGATTATTGACCGTATTTGGATGTACCGCAAGCGCTCTCGCTGTTCGGCCGCGATCCATGTCGCAGCGTAGATAGCACTCGAGGAACTCGATGAGCTCAGGAAACGGTTCGACGGCTGCGAGCATGCCACGCAGGTGTTCGCGAGCAGCGGACGGTCGGGACAACTGATAGGCGAGCGCGACGTCTGCGAGGCGGTAGACTGTCCGCTCGGACGGATGTCCCGCCGACAATCGCAACACCTCGGTCGAGAGGACGCCGGCGGAAGGGAGCTCCGCGACGTCTACGCATTCCACGAGTCCCGCTCTCAGCATGACCCCGACCGCCGAGTGGATCCGGTCGACCAGATCGCAGGCGGTGTCGTAGGGCGTCGACGCGTCATCGGGGTCCACGGGTAGCAGAAGGTGTCCCCCGGCCGGACCGAGTGTGGAGATCATCGATCTCGTGCGGCGAAAGTCGGTCAAGCCGAGGATCTTTCGCATCTTTCGCCGGCCCGCGACCAGCCGACCGGTGGTGTCGTCGACCAGTTCGTCCGGTGTCGACTCGATCTCGAGCGCCAGCACGCTGTACTGCTTGACCAGCTCGATCTGAAAGCGGTCGGCGTATGGGCGGGCATCCTGACCGTCGAGCAGCATGCGTGCAACCAGGTGACCTGCGCCGCTCTTCTCACTGCCGAGGACCACTTGTTCCTGCTCGTACGCCTCGGCCAGGGTCGTCGTATACGTCCCGACCAAAGCCAGTAGCGCGGTGCCCAGATAGGTGACTTCAGCGGTCTCGTCGGCGTGTGCCACCGCGGACACTTCGTCCCACAACCGCCGGAAGCCACGCTGCCAGTTCTGGATCACCAGCGACAGCGGCACGCCCTCATCCGCTCGCTGCACGGCGATCTCGCGCGCGGGTTGCAGATCCTCGTCATCGGGACCGACGTTCTCGGCGATCGACCGCAGGATGACCGCGAGATTCCGACGGGTCACCGATGGGAGCTCGGTCTGCCGGATCTCGGAGGGAAGCGAACGGAGCAGGTCGGCATCGTCGAGGGTCGATTGCCGAATGAGCTCGGACACGCGGGTTTGCAGGCGTTTGAGGAGCTGTTCGACGCCCGCGGGCGGCGGCGCGGGTGATAGCGATCTCATCGGCAACACCTCCTCGATGTGCGAACGCACATTCAACGGGCACTTTGACTGTGAAAAGACGTTCTTGTGGTGGTCGGATGACCATCGTAGCGTGAAAAGCGTGCAGAAACTGTGACTGGCAACACAGCAGCTATCAGCAGTGACATATCAGACGTAAAGACTGGCGCCAGCCATGACGCGCATTCATCCGAGACGCCGGCGACCCCGTTCCGGCGACACCAGTCGTCCTCGACCTAAGGAATCTTGATGGATCATTCGATCACCCAGCACCGCGGTGAGCCAACGTCGATCGCGCCGCCACCACCGGAGCAGGAGGCACGTCGTGACGGCCTCCGCCGCGGACGTCTGCCGGCACCGGTCGTCGGTGGCCGGCGGGCGTGGATGATCACCGGCCTGCTGATGGTGTTGATGATGATCAACTTCGCCGACAAGGCGGTCCTGGGACTGTCGGCGACCAGCATCCGCGAGGAGTTCGGAATCACCGCCGAGCAGTACGGCACCATCTCGAGCGCGTTTTTCCTCCTGTTCAGCATCGCGGCACTGGTCGTCGGTCATCTCGCGGACCGCTTCAGCACCAGCAAAGTGCTGTTCGTCCTCGCGTTGATCTGGTCGGTGTCGATGCTGCCGGTCATCGGGCCTGCGGGGTTCACCGTGCTGCTGGTGTCGCGAATCGTGTTGGGGGCAGCCGAAGGACCCGCCTTCGGGGTAGCGCAGCATGCGCTCCACAAGTGGTTCGAGGACGCCGATCGAAGCATTCCGACGGCCCTGCTCACCATCGCCACCTCGGTCGGGATCATCGTCGGTGCGCCCGCCCTGTCGTGGATGATCGTGAATCATGGATGGCGGTCGGCCTTCATCCTCGTCGCCGTCATCGGCTTGGTGTGGAGCGCAGTGTGGCTGGTCGTCGGTCGTGAGGGCCCGGTCGACGTCCACAGTTCATCGGCACGGTCGCAGTTCACGCGCCCCATCGATCGGATGCACGTGCCGCTGTGGCAGATCCTCGTGTCGCCGACCTGGCTGGGATGTGCACTGAGTTCCTTTGCCGCGTACTGGTCGGTGTCGCTGTTGATTGCATGGCTACCCGCCTTTCTGACCGATGATCTCGGCTACAGCAAGACCGAGACCGGGTTCATCGCGACCCTGCCCTGGATCGTCGCGGTGATCACGCTGCTGGTCCAAGGCCTGGCAGTCCAGCGCCTGATGCACAACGGCGTGTCCAGCCGCTTGGCGCGAGGTGTTCTGCCCGGCATCATCCTGCTCGCATCGGGTGTGTGCACCCTCGGCTTTGTCTACGTGCCGGAGAGCGGCTTCACGATCGTTCTGGTCGCGCTGGGACTGGGACTGTCTGGCGCCGTCTTCGCCGCCGCGACCACCGTGTGTGGCGAGATCGCCCCGATCGGCCAGCGTGGAGCGGTCCTCGGCGCATTCGTCGCGGTCTACAGCCTCGCCGGCGTCATCGCACCGTTCGTCGCCGGTGTGTTCGTCGGATCGGCGGAGGACGCCACCGACACCGGCTACAGCCAGGTGTTCGGCCTCACCGGACTCATCGTCATCGTCGGTGGGGTGCTCGCCGTGACACTGATCCGTCCGGAACGCGACAAGGCCCGGCTGGCCGCCGCGGGGCGAACCATCAACTGAACCTTCATATCCGACCACCATTGACCACCACGAACGGAGATACCTTGCGCAGCAACGCGAAACCCGCAACCCGTCACACCATCGACGCCAACAGGATGGTCGTCGACCAGTTGCCCTTCCAGGATCGGAAGGCCTACGACGATGCACGACGCGGATTCATCGCCACGATGGACCCGCTGGTGATCACCGACGAATCGGGTCGGGTGGTGTGGGACCTCGAGCAGTACGCCTTCCTGCAGGACGATTCACCCGAGACCGTCAATCCCAGCCTGTGGCGGATCTCCCAGCTGCACATGACGCACGGCCTGTTCAAGGTCTCGGACCGGATCTACCAGGTCCGCGGGTTCGACATCTCGAACATGACCGTGATCGTGGGAGAGACCGGATACATCATCGTCGACCCTCTGACCTCTATTGAATGTGCCCGCGCGGCAATGGGATTGGTGTACGAGCACCTGGGCGAGAAGCCGATTCGCGCGGTCATCTACACCCACAGCCACGCCGATCATTTTGGTGGGGTCAAGGCACTCGTCGACGAAGACGACCTCGTCGCCGGTGGTGTGCGTGTGGTGGCTCCGATCGGCTTCATGGAGCACACGGTCAGCGAGAACGTGTACGCCGGCAACGCGATGTACCGGCGCGCGCAATACATGTACGGCCAGAACCTGGCGGTCGAGGCGACCGGAATGGTCTCGACCGGATTGGGAATCGCCTTGTCGCAAGGGCAGATCAGTCTGATCGAGCCCACCGATCTGATCTCCGCCAGCGGGCAGGAACTCGTGCTCGACGGTGTCCGGATCGAGTTCCAGTTCACGCCAGACTCCGAGGCGCCCGCCGAGATGCACTTCCACCTCCCGGAGATGCGCGCATTGTGTATGGCCGAGAACGTGTCTCACCACATGCACAACCTGTACACCCCGCGCGGGGCGCAGATCCGCGACGCGGCGGCCTGGAGCCGGTACATCGACGAGGCATTCCGGCGATACGGCGACAAGACCGACGTGATGTTCATCTGCCACCAATGGCCGGTGTGGGGAACCGAGGAGATCGGTGACTTCCTGACCGAGCAGCGGGACCTCTATCGCTACATCCACGACGAGACGCTGCGTCTGGCCGCACATGGACACACGATGGTCGAGATCGCGGAGATGATCGAGTTCCCCGAGGGACTCGCGACCTCGTGGACGGCTCGTGGGTACTACGGGACGCTCAACCACAATGCCAAGGCGGTCTACCAACGGTATCTGGGCTGGTTCGACGGCAATCCGGCCACTCTGCACCCACATCCGCCCGTCGAGTCGGCCAAACGCTACGTGGACTTCATGGGAGGCGCCGACACGGTCCTAGCCAAGGCGCGCAGATCATTCGAGGAGGGCGACTACCGCTGGGTTGCCGAGGTGGTCAACCACGTGGTCTTCGCCGAGCCCACCAACGTGGCGGCCCGCGAACTGCAGGCCGACACCTTGGAACAGCTCGGATATCAGGCGGAGTCTGCGCCGTGGCGCAACTTCTACCTGACGGGCGCTCAGGACCTTCGCGAGGGAGTGCGCACCGACGAGGCCACACTGACCACCTCCGATGTGCTCGCGTCGATGACGACCGACATGCTGCTCGACTACCTGGCGATCCGGCTCAACGGTCCCAAGGCGAGCGGACGGAAGTTCAGCGTGCTCGTCCAGGTCACCGATACCGAAGAGTCCCGTCTCGCGGAGCTGATCCACGGGGTGCTCTTCTGCAGGCCGGTCGACCCGCACGGGGAGACCGGCGCAGACAGCACGCTCCGGCTCACCAAGTCGACACTGAACGGCCTCGCCCTCGGGGCCGGCACCCTCGCCGAGGGGGTTCGCACCGGGGCGGTCGAGCTCTCGGGAGACGAGGAGTTGGTCTACGAACTGTTCACGCTGTTCGACACCTTCAGCCGCACCTTCGACATCGTCACTCCGTGACGACAGTCGGCCACGCACAACCACATTCAACGCACCACCACATCAACTGAGGAGACCGTATGGAAACCAAGGCAGCAGTTCTGCGCGAAGTCGGCGAAGACTGGAAGATCGAGTCCGTGGAGCTCGCCGACCCGGTGCCGGGCGAGGTCCAGGTTCGGCTTGTCGCGTCCGGCATGTGCCACTCGGATCATCATCTGCGCACCGGTGCGAGCCCGGCGCCCCTTCCCATCGTCGGCGGCCATGAGGGATCCGGAGTGATCACCAAGGTCGGTGCCGGTGTCACCGGACTTGCCGAAGGTGACCATGTGGTCACCGCGTTCATTCCCGCGTGCGGCACCTGCCGGCCGTGTTCGAGTGGGATGCAGAACCTCTGCGACGAAGGTGCGCGGCTGCTGACCGGACAGGCGATCGCCGACGACGGATTCCGGGTCACCGCAAACGGGGAGCCAGTCGGACAGATGTGTCTGCTGGGCACCTTCTCGCCCTACATCACGGTGCATCAGGCCTCGATCGTGAAGATCGAGAAGGACATTCCACTCGAGGCGGCCGCGCTCCTGGGGTGCGGTGTCGCGACCGGGTGGGGATCGGCCACCATCGCCGGCGGTACCAAGGTCGGGGACACGGTCGTCGTGGTCGGCTGCGGTGGGGTGGGGATCAACGGTGTGCAGGGGGCCGCAGCAGCCGGCGCCCGTCACGTCGTCGCCGTCGACCCGGTGGGGTTCAAGCGGGACAAGGCCTTGGAACTCGGTGCCACACACGCCTTCGCCTCCATGGAGGAGGCGCTCGAACCGGTCCGCGAACTCACCTGGGGGACAATGGCCGACGTGACCGTGGTCACCGTCGGTGAGCTGGAAGGGGACATGATCCAGCCCGCGATGAACCTCACCGCCAAGGGTGGACAGGTGGTGGTGACCGGGATGGGGCACTTCGAGGATGTGGCGGTGACGCTGAGCCTGTTCGAACTCACCCTGCTGCAGAAGCGTCTGCAGGGTGCGATCTTCGGAGGGACCGGGCCGCGCACCCAGATTCCTGCGCTGCTGAACGAGTACCGGAGCGGCGCATTGAAATTGGATGAACTGGTGACGACAACCTACAAGCTCGAGGAGATCAATCAAGGGTACGCGGACATGTTGTCCGGGAAGAACCTCCGTGGGCTCATCCGGTACACCGACGCCGACTACTGATCGCCTCCGACGACTGACCGAACGAACGGAAACAGAAGTGAAATCTGAGCATTTCTCCGACTTGTACATCAATGGCGCATGGGTCGCCTCGGCCGGCGAAGCCACGATCGAGGTCATCAATCCCGCGGACGAACGCGTCCTCGCCGTGGTGCCCGACGGCACGGCTGCCGATGTCGATGCTGCCGTGAGCGCGGCACGAGAGGCGTTCGCCTCGTGGTCGACCACCGCCCCGGACAAGCGTGCCGCCTACCTGCAGGCCGTTGCTCAGGGCATCGAGGACCGTGCCGATGAGCTCATCGGGTTGATCTCCGACGAGATGGGCACCCCGCGCAGCTTTGCCGCCGAACTGCAGTTGCCGTTGCCGATCAACAGCTTTCGGCAGGTGGCCGAGATCGGCGCGAGCTACGCGTACGAACGGACCGAAGGACCGTCGCTCATCGTGCGGGAGCCCATCGGGGTGGTCGGGGCGATCACGCCGTGGAACTATCCGCTCCACCAACTCGCGGGCAAGGTGGCGTTCGCGCTGGCAGCCGGCAACACGGTGGTCGTCAAACCCAGTGAGGTCGCGCCGCTGGACGCGGTGATCCTGGCTGAGATCATCGACTCAGTCGGTCTGCCCGCCGGCGTGTTCAACCTGATCAGTGGTCGCGGTCCAACGGTCGGTGAAGCGCTCGTGTCCCACCCCGATGTCGACATGATCTCGTTCACCGGTTCCACCCGGGCTGGTCGGCGGGTGGGCGAGCTCGCCGCGCAGGGCGTCAAGCGGGTGGCGCTCGAACTCGGCGGCAAGAGTCCCAACGTGATGCTCGACGACGCCGACCCCACCGAAGTGGTCCCGCATGCCGTGCAGTGGGCATTCCTGAACTCGGGCCAGACCTGCTCGGCGTTGACGCGGCTGCTGGTGCCGCGAGACAAACTGGGCGAGGTGGAACAGATCGCCAAGCAGGTCGCCGAAGCCATCACCGTCGGAGCGCCCGCCGCCGAAGACACGGTCCTCGGACCGCTGGTGTCGCAGGCGCAGCTGGAGCGAGTGCGCGGCCATATCGAGAAGGGAATCGCCGAGGGCGCCGCGCTGATCACCGGTGGCGCCGAGCCGATCCCCGACCTGCCGGTCGGGTTCTACGTTCGGCCGACGGTCTTCTCGGACGTCACCACCGACATGTCGATTCATCGCGAAGAGATCTTCGGTCCGGTGTTGGTGCTCGTCCCTTACGACACCGAGAGCGATGCGATTCGGATCGCCAACGACACCGAGTACGGGCTGGCGGCGTCGGTGTGGTCGGCCGACCCTGAACGTGCGCGAACGGTCGCCGGCAGGATCCGGGCGGGACAGATCGCGATCAACGGCGCGGACTTCAACCCGAACGCGCCGTTCGGTGGGCACAAGCAATCGGGCAACGGTCGCGAATTCGGCACTCACGGGCTGGAGGAGTTCTTGGAGGTGAAGGCGATTCAGGTCTAGGAGAGTGGTTGCGCCCCCGGCGGTCCGCCGTCGGGGGCGCACCATTCTTCGCCTGGGACTGTTCTCGCGTAGGTCGCGATGGTGCGACGAGCTCTATCGGTCACGGCTTGCGCCGCCCCGCGATCGTCGTCGTGACCGAAATAGATATCCACGTCAACGGAATCCAGGCGTAACACGAGAGGCCGTACCACATACTGACGACGACGAAACTTGACCAGAGGCTCGGGTGGCCGGGTGCCGGATCGGCAACTCCCCCCACGCCCCACATCAGCGCCATGAACACGAGATAGCTCACCGGGATGGAGAGCAGGAACAGTTTCAATGAGTACGGACGCAGTCTTCGACCGTTCTCAGACGGCGGCGTGTGCTGGACAGGAGTCGGCGGGTCGGGGTGCGATGTCATCTGGGTGGTTTCTCGGGTCGTCGGCGTCAGTGCGGGGTGCTCACGATATCAACGACCGCTGGTACCGGCGCGTGATGAGCGCCTGAGCGAGGTGGCCCACTGGGCCGGCAACGCGCGCGAGTCGGCTGTGCGGTCGCGAGAAGGCCGTCACCGTGAAGGTGACCGTGTCGTCTGCATGGTGTTCGAGCGCAAAGCGTTCCTCGCCACACTCGGGATGTCCGGGGAGCGTTCCGTACGCGAAGGCGGCGCGGCGTTCGTCGTCGAGCACCTCGACGATCCGGACGGGAGCCCGAACACCCACGCGCCCAATGCCGATCGTCAGCACGGCGACACCATCCTGCTCGACGGTTCTGTCCGAACTTGCGACCGCCACGCCGGCCCGCAGCTGTACCTGCCATTCGAAGAGTGCCCGGCGCGCGAGGGTGAAGTCTGCGGCGCCGGCGCCGACATCAACGCTCTCGTTCAGATGGCGGTAGCCGACGGGGAGTCGACCACTGGAAGCGCCAACTTCCGGATATGTCAGGGAAGCTCGCCGAAGTCGCTGTTCGGTTTTCGCGTCCAGTGGTTGCCGTTGTTGGGTCATGAGATGATTCAACCTCGATGAGCGCGGCACCACGTGTCCTTTTGACGTTCGACGCGCTCGCGCTTCACCTACGGCTTGAGTACGTTCCTACCGTACTGAGTCTCCATGAAGGCCCGGTGTCGTTCGGGTTGTTCGTGAACCAGATCCGCTGCTCGTACCTGGCAGTCCGCAGAGCTACTGGGAACCATGACTGTGACTCTTGGATCTTCGGGCGCTGCATCCATTGGCATTGATACGTCTGGATCTTGCGCGACTGGTCGTTCTCTTTGCTGAGGACGACCCGCCAGAGGAGAACAGCCTCTTGCCGTCCTGGCGTAGTTTGCGCCGA is a genomic window of Gordonia sp. SID5947 containing:
- a CDS encoding alkyl sulfatase dimerization domain-containing protein, translated to MTTTNGDTLRSNAKPATRHTIDANRMVVDQLPFQDRKAYDDARRGFIATMDPLVITDESGRVVWDLEQYAFLQDDSPETVNPSLWRISQLHMTHGLFKVSDRIYQVRGFDISNMTVIVGETGYIIVDPLTSIECARAAMGLVYEHLGEKPIRAVIYTHSHADHFGGVKALVDEDDLVAGGVRVVAPIGFMEHTVSENVYAGNAMYRRAQYMYGQNLAVEATGMVSTGLGIALSQGQISLIEPTDLISASGQELVLDGVRIEFQFTPDSEAPAEMHFHLPEMRALCMAENVSHHMHNLYTPRGAQIRDAAAWSRYIDEAFRRYGDKTDVMFICHQWPVWGTEEIGDFLTEQRDLYRYIHDETLRLAAHGHTMVEIAEMIEFPEGLATSWTARGYYGTLNHNAKAVYQRYLGWFDGNPATLHPHPPVESAKRYVDFMGGADTVLAKARRSFEEGDYRWVAEVVNHVVFAEPTNVAARELQADTLEQLGYQAESAPWRNFYLTGAQDLREGVRTDEATLTTSDVLASMTTDMLLDYLAIRLNGPKASGRKFSVLVQVTDTEESRLAELIHGVLFCRPVDPHGETGADSTLRLTKSTLNGLALGAGTLAEGVRTGAVELSGDEELVYELFTLFDTFSRTFDIVTP
- a CDS encoding DUF1990 domain-containing protein; amino-acid sequence: MTQQRQPLDAKTEQRLRRASLTYPEVGASSGRLPVGYRHLNESVDVGAGAADFTLARRALFEWQVQLRAGVAVASSDRTVEQDGVAVLTIGIGRVGVRAPVRIVEVLDDERRAAFAYGTLPGHPECGEERFALEHHADDTVTFTVTAFSRPHSRLARVAGPVGHLAQALITRRYQRSLIS
- a CDS encoding NDMA-dependent alcohol dehydrogenase; this encodes METKAAVLREVGEDWKIESVELADPVPGEVQVRLVASGMCHSDHHLRTGASPAPLPIVGGHEGSGVITKVGAGVTGLAEGDHVVTAFIPACGTCRPCSSGMQNLCDEGARLLTGQAIADDGFRVTANGEPVGQMCLLGTFSPYITVHQASIVKIEKDIPLEAAALLGCGVATGWGSATIAGGTKVGDTVVVVGCGGVGINGVQGAAAAGARHVVAVDPVGFKRDKALELGATHAFASMEEALEPVRELTWGTMADVTVVTVGELEGDMIQPAMNLTAKGGQVVVTGMGHFEDVAVTLSLFELTLLQKRLQGAIFGGTGPRTQIPALLNEYRSGALKLDELVTTTYKLEEINQGYADMLSGKNLRGLIRYTDADY
- a CDS encoding helix-turn-helix domain-containing protein translates to MRSLSPAPPPAGVEQLLKRLQTRVSELIRQSTLDDADLLRSLPSEIRQTELPSVTRRNLAVILRSIAENVGPDDEDLQPAREIAVQRADEGVPLSLVIQNWQRGFRRLWDEVSAVAHADETAEVTYLGTALLALVGTYTTTLAEAYEQEQVVLGSEKSGAGHLVARMLLDGQDARPYADRFQIELVKQYSVLALEIESTPDELVDDTTGRLVAGRRKMRKILGLTDFRRTRSMISTLGPAGGHLLLPVDPDDASTPYDTACDLVDRIHSAVGVMLRAGLVECVDVAELPSAGVLSTEVLRLSAGHPSERTVYRLADVALAYQLSRPSAAREHLRGMLAAVEPFPELIEFLECYLRCDMDRGRTARALAVHPNTVNNRLHRLTSLTGVDPSGFEGCRHSAPP
- a CDS encoding aldehyde dehydrogenase family protein, producing MKSEHFSDLYINGAWVASAGEATIEVINPADERVLAVVPDGTAADVDAAVSAAREAFASWSTTAPDKRAAYLQAVAQGIEDRADELIGLISDEMGTPRSFAAELQLPLPINSFRQVAEIGASYAYERTEGPSLIVREPIGVVGAITPWNYPLHQLAGKVAFALAAGNTVVVKPSEVAPLDAVILAEIIDSVGLPAGVFNLISGRGPTVGEALVSHPDVDMISFTGSTRAGRRVGELAAQGVKRVALELGGKSPNVMLDDADPTEVVPHAVQWAFLNSGQTCSALTRLLVPRDKLGEVEQIAKQVAEAITVGAPAAEDTVLGPLVSQAQLERVRGHIEKGIAEGAALITGGAEPIPDLPVGFYVRPTVFSDVTTDMSIHREEIFGPVLVLVPYDTESDAIRIANDTEYGLAASVWSADPERARTVAGRIRAGQIAINGADFNPNAPFGGHKQSGNGREFGTHGLEEFLEVKAIQV
- a CDS encoding long-chain fatty acid--CoA ligase, giving the protein MLSTMQDAPLSIAQLLRHGSTVHGTAEVVTWTDAGARRRSYAEVGQRCAQLAHALRGLGVTGDERVATFMWNNAEHLEAYLAVPSMGAVLHTLNIRLFPEQLVFVANHGEDRVIIVDPTLLPLLNPQLPQLSTVKHIIVTGESAEGVDAPDGVQVHSYEQLIADQPTEFEWPEVDERSAAAMCYTSGTTGDPKGVAYSHRSIYMHSMQVCMTDGPALKQGDRALAVVPQFHAMSWGLPYAAFMIGASLIMPDRFLQPEPLAALIAAEKPTFAAAVPTIWLGLHQYLEQHPQDISCMHDVLIGGSAVPPSLMHTFDEDHDVQVLHAWGMTETSPLGSVARPPAGTEGEERWRYRYTQGRFPASVQARLVDDLGELVPNDGKTVGELEVRGPWIAGAYYGVEAPDKFHDGWLRTGDVGSITPDGYLTLTDRTKDIIKSGGEWISSVDLENAVMGHPDVIEAAVIGVPDAKWDERPLVAVVLRDGSDATADTLRDFLSDKVAKWQLPENWTVINEVPKTSVGKFDKKRLRTQYQDGDLDVTRI
- a CDS encoding MFS transporter, which gives rise to MDHSITQHRGEPTSIAPPPPEQEARRDGLRRGRLPAPVVGGRRAWMITGLLMVLMMINFADKAVLGLSATSIREEFGITAEQYGTISSAFFLLFSIAALVVGHLADRFSTSKVLFVLALIWSVSMLPVIGPAGFTVLLVSRIVLGAAEGPAFGVAQHALHKWFEDADRSIPTALLTIATSVGIIVGAPALSWMIVNHGWRSAFILVAVIGLVWSAVWLVVGREGPVDVHSSSARSQFTRPIDRMHVPLWQILVSPTWLGCALSSFAAYWSVSLLIAWLPAFLTDDLGYSKTETGFIATLPWIVAVITLLVQGLAVQRLMHNGVSSRLARGVLPGIILLASGVCTLGFVYVPESGFTIVLVALGLGLSGAVFAAATTVCGEIAPIGQRGAVLGAFVAVYSLAGVIAPFVAGVFVGSAEDATDTGYSQVFGLTGLIVIVGGVLAVTLIRPERDKARLAAAGRTIN